Proteins encoded together in one Hymenobacter monticola window:
- the araA gene encoding L-arabinose isomerase, with the protein MIDISHYEAWFITGTQHLYGPETLEEVARHSQEIAEALGSKLPVKIVYKPILKTPQEIYKLMQEANQAENCVGLIAWMHTFSPAKMWINGLKILQKPLAHLHTQFNRDIPWADIDMDFMNTNQSAHGDREFGFIGARMRLKRKVVVGHWQSAAVQESLSIWSRVACAWADWQGAKFVRFGDNMRYVAVTEGDKVEAEIKFGYEVNTYGIGDLVAVVNEVSDAQIDELLAAYEQEYELADDLKAGGAQRESLREAARIEAGMRKFLQDKGAKGFTDTFEDLHGMAQLPGIATQRLMAEGYGFGGEGDWKTSALVRAMKVMGAGLPGGNSFMEDYTYHFEPGNEQVLGSHMLEICPSIAEGKVKVEVHPLGIGGKADPARLVFNCPAGPALNATIVDLGNRFRLIVNEVEAVLPAADLPKLPVARVLWKVQPSLAVGAAAWILAGGAHHTGYSQNLTAEYLEDFAEMAGIEYVIIDADTKLRTFKNELRYNEVAFGGR; encoded by the coding sequence ATGATTGACATTTCGCACTACGAAGCCTGGTTCATCACCGGCACCCAGCACCTCTACGGCCCCGAAACCCTGGAAGAAGTGGCCCGCCACTCGCAGGAAATTGCGGAGGCGCTGGGCTCAAAGCTGCCCGTTAAAATCGTATACAAGCCCATCCTGAAAACGCCGCAGGAGATTTACAAGCTCATGCAGGAAGCCAACCAGGCCGAAAACTGCGTAGGTTTGATTGCCTGGATGCACACGTTTTCCCCCGCCAAAATGTGGATAAACGGGTTGAAAATCCTGCAGAAGCCGCTGGCGCACCTGCACACCCAGTTCAACCGCGACATTCCGTGGGCCGACATCGACATGGACTTCATGAACACCAACCAATCGGCGCACGGCGACCGGGAGTTTGGCTTCATCGGGGCCCGCATGCGGCTGAAGCGCAAGGTGGTGGTGGGCCACTGGCAGAGCGCTGCCGTGCAAGAAAGCCTCAGCATCTGGAGCCGCGTGGCCTGCGCCTGGGCCGACTGGCAGGGCGCCAAGTTCGTGCGCTTCGGCGACAACATGCGCTACGTGGCCGTGACCGAAGGCGACAAGGTGGAGGCCGAAATCAAGTTCGGCTACGAGGTGAACACCTACGGCATCGGCGACTTGGTGGCGGTGGTGAACGAGGTAAGCGACGCGCAGATTGACGAGCTGCTGGCTGCCTACGAGCAGGAATACGAGCTGGCCGATGACCTGAAAGCTGGCGGTGCCCAGCGCGAGAGCCTGCGCGAAGCCGCCCGCATCGAGGCCGGTATGCGCAAATTCCTGCAGGACAAGGGCGCCAAGGGCTTCACCGATACCTTTGAGGACCTGCACGGCATGGCCCAGCTGCCCGGCATTGCCACCCAGCGGCTCATGGCCGAGGGCTACGGCTTCGGTGGCGAAGGCGACTGGAAAACCTCGGCCCTGGTACGCGCCATGAAGGTGATGGGCGCCGGCCTGCCCGGCGGCAACTCCTTTATGGAAGACTACACCTACCATTTCGAGCCCGGCAATGAACAGGTGCTCGGCTCGCACATGCTGGAAATCTGCCCGAGCATTGCCGAAGGCAAGGTGAAAGTGGAAGTGCACCCGCTGGGCATCGGCGGCAAGGCCGACCCGGCCCGTCTGGTGTTCAACTGCCCCGCTGGCCCGGCCCTGAACGCCACCATCGTGGACCTCGGCAACCGCTTCCGCCTGATTGTGAACGAGGTGGAAGCCGTGCTGCCCGCCGCCGACCTGCCCAAGCTGCCCGTGGCCCGCGTGCTCTGGAAAGTGCAGCCCAGCCTGGCCGTGGGCGCGGCCGCCTGGATTCTGGCCGGCGGTGCCCACCACACCGGCTACAGCCAGAACCTGACCGCCGAATACCTCGAAGACTTCGCCGAAATGGCTGGCATCGAGTACGTCATCATCGACGCCGATACCAAGCTGCGGACTTTCAAAAACGAGCTGCGCTATAACGAAGTCGCCTTTGGTGGCCGCTAG
- a CDS encoding DUF1501 domain-containing protein yields the protein MLTTRREFLRNSALASTLLLVPKFLHALDRGPGLAQLRDAVGARRLIVVQLSGGNDGLNTVIPYKNDLYYKARPTLGIKETEGILDMDKDLGLHPALKGLKGLYDQGELAVLNAVGYPNPDRSHFRSMDIWQSGSGSDQVVSTGWLGRYLDSNCPDCQRPYNALEIDDTLSLAMKGARRKGLALKTPDKFHQITQNRLLSKVSKEAAPQHQDQVDYLYKTLAETASSADYLYDKSKIYKSSVTYPNSDFGKNLKTTAELINSGVESRVYYLALSGFDTHVRQHEQQQRLFTDLGNGLAALADDLRQHDQWNNTLVLVFSEFGRRVGQNASNGTDHGTANNLFLAGGALQKKGVLNDAPDLANLDQGDLRHQVDFRSIYASVLKDWLGADDTAILGTGFERLPGLV from the coding sequence ATGCTTACCACCCGCCGCGAATTCCTCCGCAACTCCGCCCTGGCCAGCACGCTGCTGCTGGTACCCAAGTTTCTGCACGCCCTGGACCGGGGGCCGGGCCTGGCGCAACTGCGCGACGCCGTGGGGGCCCGGCGCCTCATCGTGGTGCAGCTCAGCGGCGGCAACGATGGGCTGAACACCGTCATTCCTTACAAAAACGACCTGTACTATAAGGCCCGGCCCACGCTGGGCATCAAGGAAACGGAGGGTATTCTGGACATGGACAAGGACCTGGGCCTGCACCCAGCGCTGAAGGGCTTGAAAGGGCTGTATGACCAAGGCGAGCTGGCGGTGCTAAACGCCGTGGGCTACCCCAATCCTGACCGCTCGCACTTCCGCTCGATGGACATCTGGCAGTCGGGCTCGGGCTCCGACCAGGTAGTGAGCACCGGCTGGCTCGGCCGCTACCTCGATTCGAACTGCCCTGATTGCCAGCGGCCTTACAACGCCCTCGAAATCGACGACACGCTGAGCCTGGCCATGAAGGGTGCCCGGCGCAAGGGCCTGGCCCTGAAAACGCCCGATAAATTCCACCAAATCACCCAGAACCGCTTGCTCTCGAAGGTGAGCAAAGAGGCCGCGCCCCAGCACCAGGACCAGGTGGACTACCTCTACAAGACGCTGGCCGAAACCGCGTCCTCGGCTGACTACCTGTATGACAAGTCGAAGATTTATAAATCGAGTGTCACTTATCCGAATTCGGACTTCGGCAAAAACCTGAAAACCACCGCCGAGCTGATTAACTCCGGCGTGGAGTCGCGGGTGTACTACCTGGCTTTGTCAGGCTTCGATACCCACGTGCGGCAGCACGAGCAGCAGCAGCGCTTGTTCACGGACCTCGGCAACGGCTTGGCCGCCCTGGCCGACGACCTGCGCCAGCACGACCAGTGGAACAACACGCTGGTGCTGGTGTTCAGCGAGTTCGGCCGCCGCGTGGGCCAGAACGCCAGCAACGGCACCGACCACGGCACGGCCAACAACCTGTTCCTGGCCGGCGGCGCCCTCCAGAAAAAAGGCGTCCTCAACGACGCTCCCGACCTCGCCAACCTCGACCAGGGCGACCTGCGCCACCAGGTCGATTTCCGTAGCATCTACGCCAGCGTGCTCAAAGACTGGCTGGGGGCCGATGACACGGCTATCCTTGGCACCGGCTTCGAGCGCCTGCCGGGGCTGGTGTAA
- a CDS encoding bifunctional transaldolase/phosoglucose isomerase produces the protein MNPLLDIRPLDQSLWLDFISRPILIDGKLQHRIQNEALRGVTSNPAIFAKSIGESTDYDSAIKALALQGKTTDEIYTALAVADVQAATDLFRPLYDSADNSSDGYVSLEVSPELVNDTEGTIEEGLRLWKTVDRPNVMIKVPATLEGLPAIRRLIAEGVNVNVTLIFGLERYRLVTEAFLSGLEDRAAAGKPLARIDSVASFFLSRIDVLIDPVLEKIAAEGGENAKLAESLVGEVALASAKQAYQMYKEIFSGPRWEALKAQGAESQRLLWASTGNKNPKYDNLKYVNGLIGPKTVNTVPVETLDLFGKEGKATVTLEDNLDQVKEVLAALPKLGIDLDERTQFLEDDGAKKFKEPFAKLMESIDKKRELAVAEQVDDAKFELGQYQADIDAQIKKFQDNNFVHGFWDKKADLWTSDEAGQHSIRSYMGWLRVAETMVGRVPEIETFVNEVHAAGFKHVVVMGMGGSTMAPIVFKASFEQGEKGLPMSVLDTTDPGTVREIEASIPLAETLFIVASKSGTTAEPLAFGDYFYAKVKEIKGDKAGENFVAITDPGSKFVTDATEAKYRRIFLNFPEVGGRFSALTYFGLVPAALYGLPVGEILERAILMMRACGAYGPTEKNPGLELGAALGVLAEQGRDKLTLVVPDALHDLGLWLEQLLAESTGKEGKGILPVAGEPLGDPSIYGNDRVFVYVGYKGQADEANTSKLQALAQAGHPVITLLMRDAFDLGQEFYRWEVATAVASAVFQINPFDQPNVQAAKTATDKLMKAVEADGKLPEGEKPAASENSVDYYTAAHGEGASGVLKAFFAQAQPGDYMCLQAYLTETPAVSASLLELRQRVQKALHLATTSGYGPRFLHSTGQYHKGGPNTGLFVQFTNDNPQDLPLPGRSYTFGTFKNAQALGDLQALHDNGRRTLRVNLGNDAEAGLKAMLAALAL, from the coding sequence ATGAACCCTCTTCTCGACATCCGGCCGCTCGACCAAAGCCTGTGGCTGGACTTCATCAGCCGCCCGATTCTGATTGACGGCAAACTGCAGCACCGCATTCAAAATGAAGCGCTACGCGGCGTGACCTCGAACCCGGCCATTTTTGCCAAATCCATCGGCGAGTCCACCGACTACGACTCGGCCATCAAGGCGCTGGCCCTGCAAGGCAAAACCACCGACGAAATCTACACCGCGCTGGCCGTAGCCGATGTGCAGGCCGCCACCGACCTGTTCCGCCCGCTCTACGACAGCGCCGACAACAGCTCGGACGGCTACGTGAGCCTCGAAGTATCGCCGGAACTGGTGAACGACACCGAGGGCACCATCGAAGAAGGCCTGCGCCTTTGGAAAACCGTGGACCGCCCCAACGTGATGATAAAAGTACCGGCCACCCTGGAGGGCCTGCCCGCCATCCGCCGCCTCATTGCGGAGGGCGTGAACGTGAACGTAACCCTGATTTTCGGTCTGGAGCGCTACCGCCTCGTGACCGAAGCCTTTCTCTCGGGCCTCGAAGACCGCGCCGCCGCTGGCAAGCCGCTGGCGCGCATCGACTCGGTGGCCAGCTTCTTCCTGAGCCGCATCGACGTGCTGATTGACCCTGTGCTGGAAAAAATCGCGGCCGAAGGTGGCGAGAACGCCAAACTCGCTGAAAGCCTGGTGGGCGAAGTGGCCTTGGCCAGCGCCAAGCAGGCCTACCAGATGTACAAGGAAATATTCTCAGGTCCGCGTTGGGAAGCCCTCAAGGCCCAAGGCGCCGAAAGCCAGCGCCTGCTGTGGGCCAGCACCGGCAACAAAAACCCCAAGTACGACAACCTGAAGTACGTGAACGGCCTTATCGGCCCGAAAACGGTGAACACCGTGCCGGTCGAAACCCTCGACCTGTTTGGCAAAGAAGGCAAAGCCACCGTCACCCTCGAAGACAACCTCGACCAGGTGAAAGAAGTGTTGGCCGCCCTACCCAAGCTGGGCATCGACCTCGACGAGCGCACCCAATTCCTGGAAGACGACGGTGCCAAAAAATTCAAGGAGCCCTTCGCTAAGCTGATGGAGTCCATCGACAAGAAGCGCGAACTGGCCGTGGCCGAGCAGGTAGACGATGCCAAGTTCGAGCTGGGCCAGTACCAGGCCGACATCGATGCGCAAATCAAGAAGTTCCAGGACAACAATTTTGTGCACGGCTTCTGGGACAAGAAGGCCGACCTGTGGACCAGCGACGAGGCTGGGCAGCACAGCATCCGCAGCTACATGGGCTGGCTGCGCGTAGCCGAGACGATGGTGGGCCGCGTGCCCGAAATCGAAACCTTCGTGAACGAGGTGCACGCCGCCGGCTTCAAGCACGTGGTGGTGATGGGCATGGGCGGCAGCACCATGGCTCCCATCGTGTTCAAGGCCTCGTTTGAGCAGGGCGAAAAAGGCCTGCCCATGTCGGTGCTCGACACCACCGACCCCGGCACGGTGCGCGAGATTGAGGCCTCGATTCCGCTGGCCGAGACGCTGTTCATCGTAGCCAGCAAATCGGGCACTACGGCCGAGCCGCTGGCTTTTGGCGACTATTTCTACGCCAAAGTCAAAGAAATCAAGGGCGACAAAGCCGGTGAAAACTTTGTGGCCATCACCGACCCGGGCTCCAAGTTCGTGACCGACGCTACGGAGGCCAAGTACCGCCGCATCTTCCTCAACTTCCCCGAGGTGGGCGGCCGCTTCTCGGCCCTCACCTACTTCGGCCTGGTGCCGGCCGCGCTGTATGGCCTGCCCGTAGGCGAAATCCTGGAGCGCGCTATCCTGATGATGCGCGCTTGCGGCGCCTACGGCCCCACCGAAAAAAACCCCGGCCTGGAGCTGGGCGCTGCCCTCGGCGTGCTGGCCGAGCAAGGCCGCGACAAGCTCACGCTGGTAGTGCCCGACGCACTGCACGACCTGGGCCTGTGGCTGGAGCAGCTGCTGGCCGAAAGCACTGGTAAGGAAGGCAAAGGCATTCTGCCCGTGGCCGGCGAGCCGCTGGGCGACCCGAGCATCTACGGCAACGACCGGGTGTTTGTGTACGTGGGCTACAAAGGCCAGGCTGATGAGGCCAACACCAGCAAGCTGCAGGCCCTGGCGCAGGCCGGCCACCCCGTCATCACGCTGCTGATGAGGGACGCCTTCGACCTCGGCCAGGAGTTCTACCGCTGGGAAGTGGCCACGGCCGTAGCCAGCGCCGTCTTCCAGATTAATCCCTTCGACCAGCCCAACGTGCAGGCGGCCAAAACTGCCACCGACAAGCTGATGAAGGCCGTGGAAGCCGACGGCAAGCTGCCCGAGGGCGAGAAGCCCGCCGCCAGCGAGAACAGTGTGGACTACTACACCGCTGCCCACGGCGAGGGCGCTTCCGGCGTACTCAAGGCCTTCTTCGCCCAGGCCCAGCCCGGCGACTACATGTGCCTGCAAGCCTACCTCACCGAAACGCCCGCCGTGAGCGCCAGCCTGCTGGAGCTGCGTCAGCGCGTGCAGAAGGCCCTGCATCTGGCCACTACCTCGGGCTACGGCCCGCGCTTCCTGCACAGCACCGGCCAGTACCACAAGGGCGGCCCCAACACGGGTCTGTTCGTACAGTTCACCAACGATAACCCGCAGGACCTGCCGCTGCCGGGCCGCTCCTACACCTTCGGCACCTTCAAAAATGCCCAGGCCCTGGGCGACCTGCAGGCCCTGCACGACAACGGCCGCCGCACCCTGCGCGTGAACCTCGGCAACGACGCGGAAGCTGGCCTGAAAGCTATGCTCGCGGCGCTGGCGCTGTAG
- a CDS encoding LacI family DNA-binding transcriptional regulator, with product MADLARELGVSMTTISRALSDHHSIGPVTKQAVLKLAKKLNYQPNHLAAALRKGRSKMLGVMVPYIEGRFFASVVHGIETAASRAGYSIIICQSSEDVAQERRNIETLLSAQVAGILVSVSRTTLDFRHFEKVRKHGVPLVFFDRVLEGENINSVVLNDQKGAYLATRHLLAQGCRRIAHLAGPQHLNIYKNRRFGYLEALESYNLQPDDSLIVECDMSVDGGQAATAQLLALPTPPDAVFSAGDSAALGALQLLKSRGVRVPEDVALVGFSNEALTLVAEPNITSVDQRCEEMGQATFRLFTELVEAGSTTLTQRQVVLQPQLFERASSLHLSPK from the coding sequence ATGGCCGATTTAGCCCGGGAGCTGGGTGTGTCCATGACCACCATTTCGCGGGCTTTGAGCGACCACCACAGCATTGGGCCGGTCACCAAGCAGGCCGTGCTCAAGCTGGCCAAAAAGCTCAATTACCAGCCCAACCACCTGGCCGCCGCTCTGCGCAAGGGCCGCAGCAAGATGTTGGGCGTGATGGTGCCCTACATCGAAGGCCGTTTTTTTGCCTCGGTGGTGCACGGCATCGAAACCGCGGCCAGCCGGGCTGGCTACAGCATCATCATCTGCCAGTCGAGCGAGGACGTGGCCCAGGAGCGGCGCAACATCGAAACGCTGCTCAGCGCCCAAGTGGCGGGCATTCTGGTGTCGGTGTCGCGCACCACGCTCGACTTCCGCCACTTCGAGAAAGTGCGCAAACACGGCGTGCCGCTGGTGTTTTTCGACCGCGTGCTCGAAGGCGAGAACATCAATTCGGTGGTGCTCAACGACCAGAAAGGCGCTTACCTGGCCACCCGCCACCTGCTGGCGCAGGGCTGCCGCCGCATTGCGCACCTGGCCGGCCCGCAGCACCTCAACATCTACAAAAACCGCCGCTTCGGCTACCTCGAAGCGTTGGAAAGCTATAATCTTCAACCCGACGACAGCCTGATAGTGGAGTGCGACATGAGCGTGGACGGCGGTCAGGCCGCCACGGCCCAACTGCTGGCCCTGCCCACTCCTCCCGATGCCGTGTTCTCGGCCGGCGACTCGGCCGCGCTGGGCGCCCTGCAGCTGCTCAAAAGCCGCGGTGTGCGCGTGCCCGAGGACGTGGCGCTCGTCGGCTTCAGCAACGAGGCCCTGACCCTGGTGGCCGAGCCCAACATCACGTCGGTAGACCAGCGTTGCGAGGAAATGGGCCAGGCCACTTTCCGCCTCTTTACGGAGCTGGTGGAAGCCGGCAGCACGACGCTGACACAGCGGCAGGTGGTGCTGCAGCCGCAGCTGTTCGAGCGGGCTTCGTCGCTGCACCTGTCCCCAAAGTAG
- a CDS encoding alpha/beta fold hydrolase, giving the protein MTPASIPPTIVFLHGFAESREVWTDFIRPFPEEYRLLTPNLPGHGTNLAPVPDFSMEAQARHVIDYLNQKGCPEPVMLVCHSMGGYVALALAERWPQRVAGLAFINSTALADTDEKRQNREKNIGFVEKYGVAKFMESFVRPLFAPINRDKLTDARGLLEEIGKATPASTITGALRGMAARPDRTAVLSKATYPVLMVAGKHDVAVHFDDAVRQAALPAIGSALFLEGSGHLSYLEQPEPTRRAVLALAEAVFGR; this is encoded by the coding sequence ATGACGCCCGCTTCCATCCCGCCCACCATCGTTTTCCTCCACGGTTTTGCCGAAAGCCGCGAGGTCTGGACCGACTTCATCCGCCCCTTTCCCGAAGAATACCGGCTGCTGACGCCCAACCTGCCCGGCCACGGCACCAACTTGGCGCCCGTGCCCGACTTCTCGATGGAGGCGCAGGCCCGCCACGTCATCGACTACCTCAACCAAAAGGGCTGCCCCGAGCCGGTGATGCTGGTGTGCCACAGCATGGGCGGCTACGTGGCCCTGGCCCTGGCCGAGCGCTGGCCCCAGCGCGTGGCCGGCCTGGCCTTCATCAATTCCACCGCCTTGGCCGACACCGACGAGAAGCGCCAGAACCGTGAAAAGAACATCGGCTTCGTGGAAAAATACGGCGTGGCCAAGTTCATGGAATCGTTTGTGCGGCCGCTTTTTGCGCCGATTAACCGCGACAAGCTCACTGATGCCCGCGGCCTGCTCGAAGAAATCGGCAAGGCCACGCCGGCCAGCACCATCACCGGCGCGCTGCGCGGCATGGCTGCCCGGCCCGACCGCACCGCCGTGCTCAGCAAAGCCACCTACCCGGTGCTGATGGTGGCCGGCAAGCACGACGTAGCCGTGCATTTCGACGACGCCGTGCGCCAGGCCGCGCTGCCGGCCATCGGCTCAGCCCTGTTTCTGGAAGGCAGCGGGCACCTCTCGTACCTGGAGCAGCCCGAACCCACGCGCCGCGCGGTGCTGGCGCTGGCCGAAGCCGTGTTTGGGCGGTAG